Proteins encoded together in one Candidatus Poribacteria bacterium window:
- a CDS encoding fumarylacetoacetate hydrolase family protein, which translates to MKLARYELNGTISYGSVSGDSLSVLSGCPFSEYSETGETVALADVKLLAPTTPTKVLAVGLNYRSHLDGAPEPQNPEIFIKTPSCINDPEGNIELPDGDDDIHAEGELVVVMKEQTRKATPEEAAANILGVTCGNDVSARTWQSNDLQWWRAKASDTFGPIGPVIVTDLDYTDAQLETRINGEVVQKQTTADLIFPVTTVVSFISQAITLEPGDAIFTGTPGTTTALKAGDIVEIEIEGIGVLKNPVVA; encoded by the coding sequence ATGAAATTGGCACGATATGAATTAAATGGAACAATCAGTTACGGCAGTGTCTCAGGAGACAGTCTGAGCGTCCTATCGGGATGCCCGTTCAGTGAATATAGCGAGACAGGAGAAACCGTCGCATTGGCGGATGTCAAACTACTTGCACCCACTACACCCACAAAGGTATTGGCTGTCGGCTTGAACTATCGGAGCCATCTGGACGGTGCTCCAGAACCGCAAAATCCTGAAATCTTTATCAAAACGCCTTCCTGTATCAACGACCCGGAGGGTAACATAGAATTGCCCGATGGCGATGATGACATCCACGCCGAAGGAGAACTCGTGGTCGTCATGAAGGAACAGACCCGAAAAGCAACCCCAGAAGAAGCAGCCGCCAATATTTTGGGCGTAACCTGTGGCAACGATGTCAGTGCACGCACATGGCAGAGCAACGACTTGCAATGGTGGCGTGCCAAAGCATCAGATACTTTCGGTCCCATCGGTCCCGTCATCGTTACTGACCTTGACTATACCGATGCACAATTGGAAACCCGCATCAACGGTGAAGTCGTTCAGAAGCAGACGACTGCCGATCTCATTTTCCCAGTGACAACGGTTGTCAGTTTCATTTCACAGGCGATTACCCTCGAACCGGGGGATGCCATCTTTACCGGCACACCCGGCACAACAACCGCATTGAAAGCCGGTGACATCGTCGAGATTGAAATTGAGGGTATCGGCGTTCTGAAAAACCCCGTCGTAGCGTAG
- a CDS encoding N-acetyl-gamma-glutamyl-phosphate reductase, which yields MIKLGIVGASGYSGSELLRFLVNHPGKLEIALCTSETYAGQCIDSVLPNLRGFLSSKFEALDIDSLKDRVDVVVLAVPHKVAMSFVPQILAQGLRIVDFSADYRLEDAETYEAWYHVEHTSTSLMSKSVYGLPERYRDCIRSAQLVANPGCYPTSAILAAMPFLKHGIVALDSIIVDSKSGISGAGPKPSENTHYANRESNFIAYNIGVHRHTPEIEQELSAVASEPVRVTFTPHLVPMTRGILSTVYMQLTEEITTEEAVAIYTNFYKNEPFVRVLPAGTYPQTKAVLGSNYCDVGLEVDARTRRIVAMAAIDNLGKGAAGAVVQNLNLMFGFKETDGLKVPGMMP from the coding sequence ATGATAAAACTTGGAATTGTCGGTGCATCGGGGTATAGCGGTAGCGAATTGCTGCGTTTCCTCGTCAACCACCCTGGCAAACTGGAGATAGCACTCTGCACGTCCGAGACCTACGCAGGGCAGTGTATCGACAGCGTCCTCCCGAATCTCCGCGGGTTTCTATCCTCCAAATTTGAAGCCTTAGATATTGACTCCCTCAAAGATAGAGTAGATGTCGTTGTGCTCGCTGTTCCGCATAAAGTGGCGATGTCCTTCGTGCCGCAGATTTTAGCACAAGGCTTACGCATCGTGGATTTCAGTGCGGATTATAGACTAGAAGATGCCGAAACCTACGAAGCTTGGTATCATGTGGAACACACGAGTACATCGCTCATGTCTAAGTCTGTGTACGGACTGCCGGAACGCTATCGTGACTGCATTCGTTCCGCTCAACTTGTCGCGAACCCAGGGTGTTATCCAACGAGTGCCATACTCGCAGCGATGCCGTTCCTGAAGCACGGGATCGTGGCGTTAGATTCCATTATCGTTGATTCAAAGTCGGGCATTTCTGGGGCTGGTCCGAAGCCGAGTGAAAACACGCACTACGCGAATCGAGAATCCAATTTTATCGCTTACAATATCGGTGTCCATCGGCATACACCGGAGATTGAACAGGAGTTGAGTGCTGTCGCATCTGAACCCGTTCGCGTGACGTTCACACCCCACCTTGTCCCGATGACACGCGGTATCCTTAGCACTGTGTATATGCAGCTCACAGAAGAAATCACCACAGAGGAAGCCGTTGCTATCTACACAAATTTCTATAAAAATGAACCGTTCGTTCGGGTACTTCCAGCCGGTACATATCCGCAAACGAAGGCAGTTCTCGGTAGCAATTATTGCGATGTTGGGCTTGAGGTGGATGCGCGGACCCGTCGAATCGTCGCGATGGCAGCGATTGACAACCTCGGTAAAGGCGCGGCGGGAGCCGTTGTGCAGAACCTCAATCTGATGTTCGGCTTCAAAGAGACTGACGGGCTGAAGGTGCCGGGGATGATGCCGTAG